In one Microbacterium invictum genomic region, the following are encoded:
- a CDS encoding CPBP family intramembrane glutamic endopeptidase — MLDHSSDVNITESRRSSGRRARTDWRLGGRTVRAWREWLLAVSLVALGLGVLLGAAVSAAWPGPAASVFATVVVVGGMMAPIVWGFTRSRPAGLLRFRPTDLLWGVGLGVALCLVRGVITGGEFPSFTTLGGLPPAEWWIVDAFGGIFVAPVVEELFFRGILLVSVFTLLRRPVGYVAAGAVAALVSTGLFILLHAVTAGTDPTDITSLAMLGFIAAGIVLLTGRIWGAILLHAVFNTAAVAIGLIGASLG, encoded by the coding sequence GTGCTCGATCACTCTAGCGACGTGAACATCACCGAATCACGCCGCTCGTCGGGCCGTCGCGCGCGCACCGACTGGCGCCTCGGAGGGCGCACTGTGCGGGCGTGGCGTGAGTGGCTTCTCGCCGTCTCGCTGGTCGCGTTGGGGCTCGGTGTCCTTCTCGGGGCCGCGGTCAGCGCTGCCTGGCCGGGTCCGGCGGCATCCGTCTTCGCGACCGTGGTCGTCGTCGGCGGGATGATGGCGCCGATCGTGTGGGGATTCACCCGATCTCGACCAGCGGGCCTGCTGCGGTTTCGTCCTACGGATCTGCTCTGGGGGGTGGGGCTTGGTGTCGCCCTCTGCCTCGTGAGGGGCGTCATCACCGGGGGCGAGTTCCCTTCATTCACGACCCTCGGCGGGTTGCCGCCGGCGGAGTGGTGGATCGTCGACGCCTTCGGTGGGATCTTCGTCGCACCCGTCGTCGAGGAGCTGTTCTTCCGCGGCATCCTGCTCGTGTCGGTGTTCACCCTCCTCCGTCGACCTGTGGGGTACGTGGCCGCGGGTGCAGTGGCGGCGCTGGTGTCGACCGGGCTGTTCATCCTGCTCCATGCCGTCACGGCGGGAACCGACCCGACGGACATCACGTCTTTGGCGATGCTCGGGTTCATCGCCGCAGGGATCGTGTTGCTCACCGGGCGAATCTGGGGCGCCATCCTGCTTCACGCCGTGTTCAACACCGCCGCTGTCGCGATCGGCCTCATCGGGGCTTCGCTGGGGTGA
- a CDS encoding low molecular weight phosphatase family protein, whose protein sequence is MFEILTVCTGNICRSPLAASLLTTRLAPLDVVVGSAGTRGLSDAPMTPETVELAHALGVAPDETARHRARFLRETHLDSPDVIFAMTRDHRREIVELAPSRMRSTFTIREFARLADSLTDDQLRASADAGGSSASARVRALSAAVASQRGLVLPPADPADDDVVDPYGRSWQTYQLSASQLEPAVNSTVRALKLAISVVE, encoded by the coding sequence GTGTTCGAGATCCTCACGGTGTGCACGGGAAACATCTGCCGATCGCCGCTCGCCGCATCCCTGCTCACCACTCGGCTGGCCCCGCTCGACGTCGTCGTCGGGTCTGCCGGCACACGAGGCCTGAGCGACGCGCCGATGACACCCGAGACCGTGGAACTCGCTCACGCTCTGGGTGTCGCCCCGGACGAGACCGCACGTCACCGCGCGAGATTCCTGCGGGAAACGCATCTCGACTCCCCCGACGTCATCTTCGCGATGACGCGCGATCACCGCCGGGAGATTGTCGAGCTCGCCCCGTCGCGCATGAGGTCGACGTTCACCATTCGCGAGTTCGCGCGTCTTGCCGACTCGTTGACCGACGACCAGCTGCGGGCGTCTGCGGATGCTGGCGGCTCAAGCGCCTCTGCACGCGTGCGGGCGCTGTCCGCCGCGGTTGCATCGCAAAGAGGCCTCGTCCTCCCGCCGGCCGACCCGGCCGACGACGATGTCGTCGACCCCTACGGCCGTTCGTGGCAGACGTACCAGTTGTCGGCCTCGCAGCTCGAGCCCGCGGTGAATTCAACCGTCCGAGCCCTGAAGCTCGCGATTTCGGTGGTCGAGTAG
- a CDS encoding polysaccharide biosynthesis tyrosine autokinase codes for MELIDYIRILRKNWLIIVVATLLGIGAAAVFSLTRTPLYETQSTVFVSSQTGGTIQELQQGSTFTQARVTTYTNLVSTPIVMNPVIAELDLGITAAQLDAQVEASSALNTTLITISVTDADAIQAADIANALASSLTSAVETIETPNGSETSPVRLTRVKDALPPLAPSSPNVMLNLALGGLVGLALGIGAAVLRTILDTRVRSARDVEQVTDRPLIGAIPFDGRVKERPLIVHADPLSPRSESFRALRTNLQFLDMDGRSSFVITSSVPSEGKSTTTINLAIALADAGKRVALLDTDLRKPKVAEYLGIEGGAGLTDVLINRVRVGDVMLPWGGRSLYVLPAGKVPPNPSELLGSAQMHTLLEVLERDFDVVLCDAPPLLPVTDAAILAKATSGAILIVASGQTNRHQLSGAVEALQTVGAKIAGLVMTMVPTRGPDAYYSYGAGYGYGYGYFQEQPTKGRQRGKTTGKRRSGTPVASAPVPASPMRTGDRPVPADPSMRRPADAGRPAQR; via the coding sequence ATGGAGCTCATCGACTACATCCGCATTCTGCGGAAAAACTGGCTGATCATCGTGGTCGCGACGCTTCTGGGCATCGGCGCAGCTGCGGTCTTCTCGTTGACGCGCACACCGCTCTACGAAACTCAGAGCACAGTCTTCGTGTCGAGCCAAACCGGCGGCACGATCCAGGAACTGCAGCAGGGATCGACCTTCACGCAGGCACGTGTGACGACCTACACGAACCTCGTCTCCACGCCGATCGTGATGAATCCCGTGATCGCTGAACTGGATCTCGGGATCACCGCGGCGCAGCTGGACGCCCAGGTCGAGGCATCGTCCGCCCTGAACACGACCCTGATCACCATCTCTGTCACCGATGCCGATGCAATCCAGGCAGCCGACATCGCGAACGCTCTGGCATCGAGCCTCACCTCCGCCGTCGAGACGATCGAGACTCCGAACGGGTCGGAGACCAGCCCTGTGCGGCTCACGCGGGTGAAAGACGCTCTGCCACCGCTCGCTCCCTCGAGCCCCAACGTCATGCTGAACCTCGCCCTGGGCGGGCTCGTCGGTCTGGCTCTCGGCATCGGCGCCGCAGTCCTGCGCACCATCCTCGACACGCGGGTGCGCTCGGCTCGCGACGTGGAGCAGGTGACAGACCGACCGTTGATCGGCGCCATTCCGTTCGACGGGCGGGTCAAGGAGCGTCCGCTCATCGTGCACGCCGACCCGCTCAGCCCACGCTCAGAGTCGTTTCGCGCCCTCCGCACGAACCTCCAGTTCCTCGACATGGATGGCCGCTCGAGCTTCGTCATCACCTCGAGCGTGCCGAGCGAAGGAAAGTCGACCACGACGATCAATCTCGCGATCGCGCTGGCTGACGCGGGTAAACGCGTTGCGCTCTTGGACACCGACCTCCGCAAGCCGAAAGTCGCGGAGTACCTCGGCATCGAAGGCGGCGCGGGCTTGACAGACGTTCTGATCAACCGGGTGCGGGTGGGCGATGTGATGCTGCCCTGGGGTGGCCGCAGCCTCTACGTGCTCCCTGCAGGCAAGGTTCCGCCTAACCCGAGTGAACTTCTCGGGTCGGCTCAGATGCACACACTCCTCGAGGTCTTGGAGCGCGACTTCGACGTCGTTCTCTGCGACGCGCCGCCTCTCCTCCCCGTGACGGATGCCGCCATCCTTGCGAAGGCGACGAGCGGCGCCATCCTCATCGTCGCCTCGGGACAGACCAACCGTCACCAACTGAGCGGAGCAGTTGAAGCTCTTCAGACCGTGGGGGCGAAGATCGCGGGTCTCGTGATGACCATGGTGCCCACGCGGGGCCCCGACGCGTACTACTCCTACGGCGCAGGCTACGGCTATGGATACGGCTACTTCCAGGAGCAGCCCACGAAGGGCCGACAGCGAGGCAAGACGACCGGAAAGCGTCGAAGCGGGACGCCAGTCGCCAGTGCCCCGGTACCTGCGAGCCCGATGCGGACCGGTGACCGTCCGGTACCGGCAGATCCCTCCATGAGGCGTCCGGCCGACGCAGGTCGTCCAGCCCAGCGCTGA